The Euphorbia lathyris chromosome 4, ddEupLath1.1, whole genome shotgun sequence genomic interval AATATGAACTATAATATTTGAGTTGAGATATCATCACTTATTATTACTAAACCACCCTCTAAACAAGATCTCATCCACTATTTCCAATTCTAGGATAGGACTGTGGGAAACATGATAGCGTGCGTGTATACAAACATGAGAAAATCAAAATCTGCAACCAGAAATCATTTGTCTAATTCTTTTCACTCAAAAAATGCATTCAGGCTTGCATAATATCACTTCACACCAAAGTCCATGACACAAGaagtaataaagaaaaaaagaatcAAAACTGAAACGAATGCGTCAATTATAAAACAGTGAAAAGGTTGAAGAAAAATTTACCTTGTTTGCTGCCTTGTTGCCAAGACCAAACTTGTTAGCAGGCTTACCATCAGGAATCTTGTAGTCTCTAAACCAGTCCCTGATTGCAGTGAGAGTACcctgaaaaaaaaaacccagaTAAATTAATTCTCAAATGCTATTGACAGTAGCGAATTTGATTATTACCATAATCATAGTGTTGGTACGAGTACATTAACATTTTGTTTATGTTAATTCAGAGTCCACACAAATTCTACATCAAAGTAATTTTAAACCATATTGGTTGGCACCTACATGGATCCAATAGTCAACCAAACTTAACAAATTAAACATTTTCATCCACTAATTGCAGCTCATCTCATCCGTCCTTTCCACTTCGCGTCATTACTTGCTATATTCATGTTTGCAGCTATTAGTTACTCGGTATATTTAAATTAAGATGATCGATAAAGGTTTTCATAGACCCACTCTATTGCAAACATAATCAACCATTTGACAGCACAAAAATCATAAATACAGATACTCTTTTACAGGTAATTATGGTACCAGGCTTTAGCTTTTCTTGTTGGTTCAACACTACtagttaaattataaatattatgaaTCAAAGATAAGAAGGCATACTGGGAAATGTTTCTCCACATCATCAACGTCATTTACAAGAGAAGCACGTGGATCATCCAGTGAGATAGCAACAATTTTCCAGTCAAGTTCACCTTCATCAATCATTGCTAAAGCACCCAAAGGCTTGACCTTTAGAACTTCACCAATCTTTCCCTGCCTTTCACCAATCTCAACAACATCAACTGCAAATAGAGAAAAACTGAAGTTACTATATTAAGTTGCTACAGTGCTGGAAAGCCACACGTTGAAACAAATTATGATAGTTTACCTGGATCATTATCTCCAAACGCCCCTTCAACTTCATGGTTTGGCAAAGATGGATCTTCCCATGTTTGTGGAAGCAGTCCGTAATTCCAGTTTATATTATAGCTGAAGCAAATGGAATAACAAAGGATTACATGATGAAGTATAAATAAACCGAGATCTGAATTTTACATACAGGATGCAGATCCTCGAGTTCAAATGTACTATTTCAACTAATGGAAACTACATGACAGGAGTAATACATCCAACTATATGAGCTGCCATGAACAAAATGCATAATCAAGTCATAACAATACTAAGATtatgaaaaactaaaacaagCTAACTAAAGGTGGAAATTTGAGATCCTACCTTAATGTATTGATCAAAAGCCTATGTACCACAAAAGCCTATGtaagaaaaatgtaaaacatgcAGTATCAAGTGagtaaagggcggcccggtgcactacgcgtccccgctaaacaagggtccggggaggggtcccaccaatcgtcaaaagaaaatacaaaaagataATTTATTGTTGTCTCAGTTTTGATTTTGAACTAACAGTTGCATATATCATATCCCAGGACTTTTCACAAGCTCTGAAATGATCATTCTACTAAAATGGGTTAGTAAATAGTAACAAGCAAGCAACCAGGCCCCATATGCTTGTGTCTCTCAGCCACACAGAAGAGAATAGTGAAAGGACATGTACAACAGATATTTCAGTATGAGGTCAACAAGAGGGGAAAGGGGATACAGATTGGATAGCAAAAGTGGTTGGGGTCTACCACAGCCTCAATTGACTATTAAACCACATTTAGTATAAATGTGCATTATTCTGAATGCAAGAAAACAACATTCGCGTTATACAAGAATCTACATCAGGATGAAAAATTATTACGTGCTTCACAGAATAGCACATTAAAACAAATGCCAACAGTCACCATTTGTCAACCAATAAATATTCATGACACTTTTAATGTTGCGTACAAAATAGGATTTTCCCCGTGGTAAATTTCACTAATTATCCAACAGCAGAACTTACGGATAGTATCTAAGTTTTCCCTTCTTTGTGTCCTGTTTGATGGGAGTGAATTGCTCATCAGTAGCAACCTCCATCTTTGCACTTGATTCTTTAGGAATTTCAACAATAAAGTTGAACGCGCCATCACCCAAGTGCAACGGTATGTCATGCCATGGAGAAACCTGCAATAAGTACATTTCAGCAGCTAAAAAAGATGACAGGTTGTTGAAACTATTGCTTTAGCATCTCAAATAAGTCTTTTAAAAAAAGTGCAACGGCAGTGTCAATGTGTCATACACATATCaagctttttatttatttgcctCGTATTATCTCCCCTAAGTAACATAAAAGGCTTGTATGCATATCAAcaacaaaattaacaaaaatatatggcAGAAGAAATCCAAATCACACCTAACCCTTCAAAATAATCATATGACCACTCAAAATCAAACTGTTATGCAGCTTTCTTGTTTTTCCTTCCCCGGAATTCTCAAATCTTAAATTCTCAAGCCAATCCCAAACATTGAATCTCACATCAATTTGTAGCAAACAAATTAGAAAAAAGATGCAATCCATGAAAAATCAGAGACAATAGCAAAACCACAATGCATATGCTAC includes:
- the LOC136227583 gene encoding soluble inorganic pyrophosphatase 6, chloroplastic; amino-acid sequence: MAAARVMAAAATNSATTTSCLLKKPFGLTQRIHFNTVCFNGKKHLSFSSSRRSLFTCTAIHNPELKIKEEGQPETLDYRVFFLDNSGKKVSPWHDIPLHLGDGAFNFIVEIPKESSAKMEVATDEQFTPIKQDTKKGKLRYYPYNINWNYGLLPQTWEDPSLPNHEVEGAFGDNDPVDVVEIGERQGKIGEVLKVKPLGALAMIDEGELDWKIVAISLDDPRASLVNDVDDVEKHFPGTLTAIRDWFRDYKIPDGKPANKFGLGNKAANKDYALKVITETNESWAKLVKRTIPAGELSLL